A genomic stretch from Nitrospirota bacterium includes:
- a CDS encoding glutamate synthase has product MCRLIAITSSEYFSPMENIITLETMKEGHDGSGMGLILKDLGGEFKEFRDYPILSGICSKDGYKAFEGHMKMLGFQERHMWSPSIRQVKGVVRRDHYFAKVYQYPESYLDKTTKEKEDLLLKTRLTLRGMGEEDESIVVFSFYPDVITVKEVGDPLTLGEFFGFDKSPLKARLIMAQGRQNTNYQINLYACHPFFIQGYSTMTNGENTAFVPIREFLMSRGFPGYIGYQSDSEVFTHILHYTVRQLGYPLTYYKDIITPLKDAEISQRPDRDALLLLRASLRMLTIDGPNVVIGFTPDGTCFMIQDSKKLRPGVVGGIKGRYALVSEECGLDRAIPERDRTKDIFPMKYDMVIVSPEAEEVKVWSQQAS; this is encoded by the coding sequence ATGTGTAGATTGATTGCCATAACATCCAGCGAGTATTTCTCGCCAATGGAAAACATCATTACCCTTGAGACCATGAAAGAGGGGCATGATGGCTCTGGCATGGGACTTATTCTTAAAGACCTTGGTGGAGAATTCAAGGAGTTTAGGGACTACCCTATACTTTCAGGCATATGCTCAAAAGATGGGTATAAGGCTTTTGAGGGACATATGAAAATGCTTGGGTTTCAGGAAAGGCACATGTGGTCTCCATCCATAAGGCAGGTAAAGGGAGTGGTAAGAAGAGACCATTACTTTGCAAAGGTCTATCAGTACCCGGAATCCTATCTCGATAAGACAACAAAGGAAAAGGAAGACCTTCTTCTTAAAACCCGTCTAACATTAAGAGGCATGGGCGAGGAGGATGAATCCATAGTGGTTTTTTCTTTTTATCCCGATGTTATAACCGTAAAGGAGGTTGGAGACCCTCTTACATTAGGTGAGTTCTTTGGTTTTGACAAATCTCCTCTTAAGGCAAGACTTATAATGGCTCAGGGAAGGCAGAATACGAATTATCAGATTAATCTTTATGCCTGCCATCCGTTTTTTATACAGGGCTACTCTACTATGACAAATGGCGAAAACACTGCATTTGTTCCAATAAGGGAGTTTCTAATGAGCAGGGGTTTTCCGGGCTATATAGGGTATCAGTCTGACAGCGAGGTCTTTACCCATATACTTCATTATACTGTTAGGCAGTTAGGCTATCCTCTTACATATTACAAAGACATTATAACACCCCTTAAAGATGCCGAGATTTCCCAAAGACCTGACAGAGATGCCCTCTTACTTCTCAGGGCATCCCTGAGGATGCTTACCATAGATGGGCCAAATGTTGTCATAGGCTTTACGCCTGATGGCACATGTTTTATGATTCAGGACTCAAAGAAACTGAGGCCAGGTGTTGTAGGAGGCATAAAAGGAAGATATGCACTTGTCTCGGAGGAATGCGGTCTTGACAGGGCAATACCTGAAAGGGACAGGACAAAGGACATATTTCCAATGAAATACGATATGGTTATTGTCTCGCCAGAGGCAGAAGAGGTGAAGGTATGGAGCCAGCAGGCATCTTAG
- a CDS encoding 4Fe-4S binding protein — protein sequence MEPAGILEHNHRLSLREFPYIIRWSDERCKRCGMCTAVCPVKAIEPQVELRRTVHSSAPLPEPVETRKVTYIVKQVIDIERYCTGCGTCTLVCPNEAIEPEYNPQHKFYHFKNKAGEPYKRGGRRNDPSLSTLDRIKFTRISMLTDPALDAGRHEFRIRTLLGRILSPEELPLKTQDGRLIVSNDTFIPPVREIYPIMIGSMSVGALSPPMWEGLAMGVAYLNEVMGMPVVMCSGEGGMPPRLLKSRYLKYFILQIASGYFGWDEIIHALPHMVEDPCAIEIKYGQGAKPGDGGLLMSYKVLKLIASIRGVPMFVDLASPPTHQTKYSIEESVAKMIQSMSMAWGFRVPVFPKISGTKTARAVLNNLARNPYAAALSIDGEDGGTGAAYNVSLDKMGHPIASNIRECYMDLVRQGKQNELPLISAGGVGKKGNLAANAAALIMLGASGVSVGKYIMQATAECFGDELNRCNLCNTGRCPRGITTQDPKLYRRLDSEKVAERLVEVFRSADIELRKIFAPMGRSTELPIGMSDGLSIDDKAMAERLEISYAC from the coding sequence ATGGAGCCAGCAGGCATCTTAGAGCATAATCATCGACTTTCTTTAAGGGAGTTCCCTTACATCATCAGATGGTCTGATGAAAGGTGTAAAAGGTGCGGGATGTGCACTGCGGTCTGTCCTGTTAAGGCAATCGAGCCACAGGTCGAGCTGAGAAGGACTGTTCATTCCTCAGCCCCTTTGCCCGAGCCGGTTGAGACAAGAAAGGTCACATATATCGTAAAACAAGTCATCGATATAGAGAGATACTGCACAGGCTGTGGCACATGCACATTGGTATGTCCTAACGAGGCAATAGAGCCTGAATACAATCCTCAACACAAGTTTTATCATTTCAAGAACAAAGCTGGAGAGCCTTATAAAAGAGGAGGAAGGAGAAACGACCCATCTTTGTCAACCTTAGACAGGATTAAATTCACAAGAATCTCCATGCTTACAGACCCAGCATTAGATGCAGGAAGGCATGAGTTCAGAATCAGAACCCTTCTTGGAAGAATCCTTTCTCCAGAAGAACTTCCATTGAAAACACAAGACGGAAGGCTTATTGTGTCAAACGATACATTCATACCTCCTGTCAGGGAGATATATCCAATCATGATTGGCAGTATGTCTGTTGGTGCGCTTTCTCCGCCCATGTGGGAAGGGCTTGCAATGGGTGTGGCTTATCTTAATGAGGTAATGGGTATGCCTGTTGTCATGTGCTCAGGAGAAGGAGGGATGCCTCCTCGGCTTCTTAAATCCAGATACCTCAAGTATTTCATACTTCAGATAGCCTCGGGTTATTTTGGCTGGGATGAAATCATACATGCACTTCCTCATATGGTAGAAGACCCATGTGCAATCGAGATTAAGTATGGTCAGGGAGCAAAGCCAGGAGACGGAGGGCTTTTGATGTCCTATAAGGTCCTAAAGCTCATTGCGAGCATAAGGGGTGTGCCAATGTTTGTTGACCTTGCCTCGCCTCCAACGCATCAGACTAAGTATTCCATAGAGGAGTCGGTTGCAAAGATGATACAGTCTATGTCAATGGCATGGGGCTTTAGGGTTCCTGTGTTTCCAAAGATATCAGGCACAAAGACAGCAAGGGCAGTGCTCAATAATCTTGCAAGAAACCCTTATGCAGCTGCACTTTCGATAGATGGCGAAGACGGAGGCACTGGTGCCGCATACAATGTATCTTTAGATAAGATGGGTCATCCAATTGCCTCTAACATAAGGGAATGCTACATGGACCTCGTAAGACAGGGTAAACAAAACGAGCTTCCACTTATATCCGCAGGTGGTGTTGGTAAAAAGGGCAATCTTGCGGCAAACGCTGCGGCACTCATAATGTTAGGAGCATCGGGAGTTTCGGTAGGAAAATACATAATGCAGGCAACTGCCGAGTGCTTTGGAGACGAGTTAAATAGATGTAATCTCTGTAACACAGGCAGATGTCCAAGGGGAATAACTACACAAGACCCAAAGCTCTACAGAAGGCTCGACTCAGAGAAGGTTGCCGAAAGGCTTGTCGAGGTCTTTAGATCTGCTGACATAGAGCTAAGAAAAATCTTTGCACCAATGGGAAGAAGCACAGAGCTTCCAATAGGTATGTCGGA